From the genome of Candidatus Dormiibacterota bacterium, one region includes:
- a CDS encoding phosphotransferase: MLKHAKIPRRTLEWIAQTIGSRYSVLTVVWMGRSSTEMHAVDIVDESGQIRRLALRRYVDVNRLDSDPWYRPEQEAEALRILAEVNVPAPRLVAEDVEPKWCDVPTLLETRISGRPVRRRLANFDAYLQEAAAVLCQVHAVTPVRIQALPTYAPYEPLPTQPILGWSSRSALWARVLDVLGGPAPHDEGRFIHRDYHPGNILVAKSRIAGIVDWPTACRGPRSIDLARMRLNLVGDYDLASADRFLALYSDRAGSDFVHEPYWDLVDAIDLLRDEEPPRTRRQAATWERFEQWVGRVLAKLR, translated from the coding sequence ATGCTGAAGCACGCGAAAATCCCGCGGCGGACACTGGAGTGGATCGCTCAAACGATCGGTTCGCGCTACAGCGTCCTTACCGTGGTCTGGATGGGCAGAAGCTCCACCGAGATGCACGCCGTGGACATCGTCGACGAGTCTGGTCAGATCCGGCGACTCGCACTGCGGCGGTACGTTGATGTCAATCGCCTCGATAGCGATCCGTGGTATCGACCAGAACAGGAAGCCGAGGCGCTGAGGATCTTGGCCGAGGTGAACGTTCCCGCGCCCCGGCTCGTTGCCGAGGATGTAGAGCCCAAATGGTGTGACGTGCCGACATTGCTGGAGACGCGAATCTCAGGGCGGCCAGTCCGCCGACGCCTTGCCAACTTTGACGCATACCTTCAGGAAGCGGCAGCGGTTCTGTGCCAAGTCCACGCCGTCACCCCCGTCCGTATCCAAGCGCTGCCCACCTATGCGCCCTACGAGCCTTTGCCGACCCAACCGATTTTGGGATGGTCTTCACGGTCGGCCCTTTGGGCGCGGGTCCTCGACGTTCTGGGCGGACCGGCACCTCACGATGAAGGCCGCTTTATCCACCGCGACTACCATCCTGGAAACATCCTCGTGGCCAAGAGTCGGATCGCCGGGATCGTGGACTGGCCGACGGCCTGCAGGGGACCCCGGTCGATCGACTTGGCGCGCATGCGTCTCAACCTGGTGGGGGATTACGACCTCGCGTCCGCGGACCGCTTCCTTGCCCTCTACAGCGACCGCGCCGGCTCAGACTTTGTGCATGAGCCCTACTGGGATCTCGTTGACGCAATCGACCTGCTACGAGACGAAGAACCCCCGCGGACACGGCGGCAAGCTGCGACTTGGGAACGATTCGAGCAGTGGGTTGGAAGGGTGTTGGCCAAGCTGAGGTGA